TACTCATAACATCAACATCAAGTAAATCTCTTTCAAAGGAAGGAAATCCTTCTTCAGGCATAGAAAACATTTCAACTCCATCCACAGTGCTTTGCGCTGGTTCATTACTACCTGTAGATATATTTTCTGCATTTTCCACGCCTTCAATAGATTTAATAACTTGTAAAATCTCCTCAACATTCTGTCCAATATCACCAACATTGCTCATGTTACATTGTTCATTATCCGCAGTTATATCTGTACCAAAGGCCATTATTTGATCCACATCCAGACTTTTATTATCTCCTACTGTTTCTGAGCCCACCAAAGGCAAATCTGCGCTTGATTTCAAAAAACCCATATTGTCCGCTTGATCACCCATAGATGGGTCGTTCATTATAGTATCAGTCACCTTTTTCCCTGGACTGCCCGTAATGTCCAGTTGTTCACAGTCCTGTTTTATTAATGCCTTCTTTGTAATCAAGTCAGATCCGTGCGTAAATGTAGACAAACTATCAAGATCATTGGCATATTTCGAGTTGATGACATCACGAATGAGGTCTTTGGATATACCATGTAAGCACTGTTCATCAATCTTTGATGGTTGGACGTTTGCAGAGACAACAAATTTCGCCAGAATTTCACGATTCTGGCACAACTGTGTAGCCTGCTCTGGGGAAAGAAATCCACCAGCTGGAAGGGAAGGGAGCAAATTTTCAGGCTTTTGAGGACCACCTTCCGTCAGAGCAGGGGCCATCACTGCCACTGACACTGCCAGTGCTGCGGCCTCGACATCCAGAGGCTCCCACGTGCGTACGCACCCACACCTACACTTCACATGTGCTGTTCTCACTCCCATTCATCCATTACTGATTTATTGTCCTGCACTTGTATTAACTATTGTTATGCTctggaataatttctttcttctgttttatttcccttttgaACCTCGTACTCTTTCTTCATTCATTCcacatttaatattatgttgtTTCAACAGTGTTCTCCATCCTGTTTAATTTCCTCATTTCTATGTTTCATTTGCGTGTTTCGGACCAACTCATAACCTTAATctgcaaataaatatacaaaaataaatatttataagattatatacattattatttagattaagattatatatatatatgtaacaattACTTTGGCTTTCCGTTATTAACATTAAGATACTCATTATAATACATCTAAGGAAGTATATTTACAAGAATTAAGACTAAATTTAcctaaatgtaaataatatatattgaataaattgatAGTATACATAACAAACGTATTTGCATCTAGCAAAATACTACGTTattatactacgttataaatcgaaaattacactatttaatttccttttcagCATTCATATGTTTATAAGGTACAATCTGGCTGTCATTTGCCaaacgtttaataaaaaacatcaaataaaaaatgcataaataaaCAAGTCATTAGTAGTTAGTATCACGAATACCTAAAAATAGAAGCAATTTTAAtgcataattaattagtatacGTACTAGTGATCAGCATCacgtgaaacaatttttatttcgaaatatcgaaagcgAGAGGGGAGGGCCACCGAtacttaatttaataaagaagcAAGTAAAACATAAAGATTCCGCTTACCTCGTTCTCTTCGCTCGCAGAATAGGAAGCCCGATGAAAATCGCAGATTCTTCAAACCGATACTCCTCGGTGTGGCAACATCCAAACACGCGGAGTAAGCGAAGAGGAACGTCAGTAAAGCAAGATCGTTCTTCCCACGAAGATATATGTTCCAATATATGCTGGATCACAGTATTCGAGCGGTGAACTTCGAACGTAGAGTAAGCTGAGACGGTAAGCGGCTGCCGGCGAATAACGATATCAACGCGTTATTAAGAAATTGGAATGCGATGAAACAAAACGCTGCTACGCGTTTATGAAAGAAAGTCCCGAACACTGTGTTGTTTGACGAAATAACGAAGGATAGAACGTTGAATAAAAGTGATTAAGGAGGTAAGAAGGAAGCTTAATCGAAGGTAGAAATTTCCGGTCAGCACTATGATACGGAGTGTTGCACATAATTACACTAGATATCACTACCAAGTATACATGTCGTGGAGATTAATAACAGATATGCTTGCATCGTTTGACGCATTCCCACGTGATTACTCGTCgcgaaatatagaaaacaacagcagcaacagtagtagtagtagtagtagcagcagCAGTGGTAGCAGcagcagtagtagtagcagtagtagtagtagcagcagcagcagcagcagcagcggtggcggcggtggcggcagTAGCGGCAGCGTTTCCTCGTCGTGGCACGGAATTGgaaaacaaagataaaaacatGCCGCACAACACCACCGCCGTCCTCGTCCTCAACAGAGGAGGCAGTTCTTTCTCGTCAGTTGCACGTCGTCTATTGCATAATGACGCGCAAGATTTGTATCCCCGGCAAAAGACACTGCTATTATACGAATCACTTCGCGTATTCACCGATGTCCACGTACGCGAAAAACCTTTACACATACGACTTCCGCAGAGATGTCGAAGGCATCGAGAGGTATTATATACACCAGagggaaagggaaagagagtgagaaagaaaatgagaaatgtaCGTGTATGTGCGTGCGTGCTTGCGCGCACggacgcgcgcgcgcgtgtgtgtgtgtatgtgtgtgtgtgtgtgcgcgcgcgcgcgtgtgtgtgtcaaagagagaaagagagagcaaAGGAAAAAGTTAGAGCGAGATGGAAAAcacgaaacagagaaagatagaagacACTAACGTGCTTCGCCTCGTGAATAGCGTAACCACGAGACGGTGCGTTAAACGCGGACGTAGGCGCGTTTACACGGTCGAGCTAACGTTCGGTACGCTAAAATGTAATTGAAGATAAAAACACGGGGAAAATGAGGCAAGCGGCTTCCTTCGCGGTACTCTCGTAGCGTACAATGGCGGAGCAAAAAACAGATTCGAAGGCAGCTTCTTTTGGCCAGTTTCCCCTTCTATAACGCTCACCTCGGTTCGGTGGCGCTCGACATAATCGCACATACACCCATCGAGATCCACGAATAATCGAGCGTTCCTTCAACACTTCACGCAACACGGCACGACTTTCATGCAACTCGCGTTCGGATATATAAATGTCCGTCACACCCAATGCACGATAATCCCTTACGATGATTCTCTTGTTAGAATTAACGCGCTTACTCCCTAACCGTTTCTGCGTCTCTTCTTGGTTATTGGTATATACGACGTTTCCGATGAACCAAGAGTTTCCTTCCTTAATTACGGACACCGACGTTGATTTTATGGTAAAAGTCACACGAGTAACGCGAGctatttatcaataatatataGGAAATTCGACCAACTTCGGTGTTACTGAAGCGGGATCGACCAATACTGCAGTGCTGCTGCCGGATGTGGCCTTCGTGCCACGCTGCCCAATCGGATTCATTTTCTACGTATAATGTCGGCGGTAAAGTCCAATTCGCAGCTCGATACCGTGAATGCTAACGAAAAACCCTAGATTCTGGTCGAGATACTTTTCCCGCTTCTTCCATACACTATAGCACGCCTGCTGATACGCGTTAATTGTAAGCTCCTGTATACCGGAATTATGGCATCGCGTTTAAAACAACATAATGTTAATTCTTACACATATTTATGTGCAACTTCAATTAGTTACGTGTAATTAATTTGTCTTCTTAGTAGGAATCGTTCTTacataataagaaaattagaaCGTAACTTGATAAATGTACTATGtagaatattacaataaacaaTACGCGATGTGTTGAAATGagttacatttattttcattctgaTTCATAGCTATATATATTGTAGTAAACACTTGATACGTAATCAATTTTTTGCTTCGTAATGTTAAATTGTTATAcaatacgaataaatattttttaatacgtgttaccttttctttatcaatttgaaacatactttttaatatccatcggataataatacattatgcatatataacgtataatttttgcaaaggattactgaaaatgtataataagatAACGTAATTGTAAATCAACCATTCagcaattattatataagttttccacaaaaattgttttaaacgtAACAGACGATAAATTTACTATCTGTAAGTCATTGCgcagatttaaatatttatattggtGTGTTATCGGTTTAATTATCAGTAGGTTCGTTAGATGGcgacataaatataatatcagaATAATAGTGTCAATACCGTGAACGTCGTGtatagattaatattttttaaatacaaggaatataatgatatcattaaaataaaataatgtaaaataatgagtaaacaaatatataaaaaacaataaataaatatctaaaagtTCTACAAAATGGATATTGCTAAATCGTTATTTAATGTTCGTGATCATGAAGGTTATGTTGGAAAGGAAGACCATAACGttagtatttttatctatttgattttaatgaacttttcattcgattattttatttataaataaagggGCATTAAAAGTTTGgtatttgtgaaaataaagaGTTTTTGTAAGGTAATATTTAGTTTACCATAAATTACCAAGTACCGGATTACACATCTGTTAGCATATTGTGCATTTGAAATTACACAATATCTTTATTCTTtagaaaaaattggaaactgCTGCCTCTGAAGATGAATTTGAAGTAGAAGTTTCAGGATTATGTGGCGAAATTTTATCTCCTGCACCAGGAGGTCCATTTTCTGCCTTAACGCCATCCATGTGGCCCCAAGATATTTTAGCTAAATTGAATCAACCTGACGATCCCAATTCGCAACCTGAATATAGGtgtttataacaaattttttagtataaaatactattataacatctaataatttaatacattataattaattttcttgtgtatacaaatataatgtatGCTAGGTTTGATGAATTCGGATTTCGTGTAGAAGAAGAGGATGGCCCAGAACAAAGTTCAAAAAAGTTGTTAGGTATCCCATTTGTTGAAGATCCCCAACATAGGTATGAAGAAATCAAATGAATAATAgttatcaaattaataaaattgataaagcTAACTTTAAATACTTCTATATTTAGACTACAATGGGTTGCTCTGTTAGAATTCAGCCATAATAAAGAAGTAGCTGAATTTTCTTGGCAAAATATGGATAGAAGATTGCCACGTACAGATAAATTGCGAGATATGGTTCATCGTGGTATACCTCATTCTCTGAGACCTCAAATTTGGATGAGAATGTCAGGTAAGAAACATCAGGTTCTTGAATCGATTGCGTCCAATTATCTGGTCTGATTCTAAATTATGTTTTGAGGTTCCAAACAATACAAGAGTAACGAGATTTCACCCATTCCTGtccaaatttttcatcgcAACAACTTCCCCCATCcctaacattttataatatacggatacaaaataaattactttatttaatgttGCAGGAGCACTTCAGAAAAAATGTTCCTCTGAGATAATGTATAAAGATATAGTAAAAGCATCGAGTAATGACGCATTGGTAACTAATAAACAGATTGAAAAGGATCTTTTACGCATTATGCCTGCTAATGCATGTTTTAGCCACCTTCATAGCACAGGAATACCACGTTTAAGACGTGTTATGCGTGCTCTTGCTTGGTTGTATCCTGATATTGGGTAATGatacttttatgaaataatattgtatgtaatattaaataatattgtaatatccttatttatttattgtataatatatttattttgcaaagaTATTGCCAAGGTACAGGAACAATAGCAgcttctcttttattattattagaagaagaagatgctTTTTGGATGATGGCTACAATAGTAGAAGATTTATTGCCAGCATCTTACTATTCTTCAACTTTATTAGGTAATACGCTACTaacatgtaataaattatgtaaaaacataatggattttaattttaaaaacatttcacAGGTATTCAAGCTGATCAAAGAGTACTTCGTACATTAGTAGCTAATTATCTCCCTGATATCGACCATGTTTTAGTTCAACATGATATAGAATTAAGTTTAATATCTTTACATTGGTTCCTGACTTTATTTGCATCTGTTGtacataagaaaatattgcTCCGTATATGGGATATGTTTCTTTTTGATGGATCTATAGTTTTGTTTCAAGTTACACTtggaatgttaaaaattaaaggtatataatatttatagtagATATATTCACaagtgtaaaatattaaatatcattttagaACATGAATTAAAGGAATTAGAAAACTCTgcacaaatatttaatgctCTTTCGGATATACCCGGAGATATTGACGATGTCGAtctattatttaaagtaagttctcattttccaattcttattaaaatttgttatacagGTAATTAGCCAATTTCTATAACCGAAAGTTATCATCTTTTCTTAGACGTCTTTAGAAGTAAGTGGATCATTAACAGACGTTTTGGTTGAAACTCACAGACGTAGACACTTGGCCTATTTAATGGCAGATCAAGGTGGCTTAGTGGGTAATCCTGATGCTGTACCAAATTTACCAAAACAACATCTCAATaggtataataaatttgaaattatgtcgttcgaaatgttttcattaagtttttaattaaatatttatttataattaaatttctgatATAAACATCCTATTTCTAACTGTTATAATGGTCTGTATTTTCTTGAAGGCgtcaaatgaaaaaaaataaatcaatgtttCAAACGTTCTTGTTTGGAAGTTATGATACTGAGGATGATGCAAAgtcaaaaaatattcgacaaaCAGGTATATTGATGccatgaataaaataaacgtgacgttttaaagatattgaaaatcacacgttctaaatattttagaaatattggTTGATTTAAGAGAAGCTGTTTTGCAAGTTGCTagacattttataaatgtcGACCCTAAATTAAACAACATTGTGCTTATAGCAGATTATAGTATGGAGAGTCATGCAAAAGATCATGATAATTATGTTAATGTTTCACGCACTAGAAAAAGGAGAGCCAAGGCGTTATTAGGTATGCcattaacatatatttaagctatgaaaatattcctaattatacgtaatattaatatacaataagatcatttctctttcaatttctatgATCACATTATACAGATTTTGAAAGACATGATGATGATGAATTAGGTTTtcgaaaaaatgatataattacaattataagtCAAAAAGATGAACATTGTTGGGTGGGAGAACTTAATGGATTAAGAGGATGGTTTCCTGcaaaatttgtagaattattAGATGAAAGAAGTAAACAATATACGTGTGCTGGAGATGATGCAGTTAGCGAAGCTGTTACTGATTTAGTCAGGGGAACTTTGTGCCCCGCTATTAAGGCAGTATTAGAACATGGAATGCGTAGACCATCATTCTTAGGTGGCCCATGTCATCCATGGCTTTTTATCGAAGAAGCTTCAAATAGAGAAGTGGAAAAGGACTTTAATTCAGTTTACAGTAGATTAGTATTATGTAAGACATATAGACTGGATGAAGATGGTAAAGTTCTCACGCCTGAAGAGGTAGtactatttatatctttacaatAGATTATTTGATCCAAATTTATAACCTAACCCTaaccaattttatttcagttattATACCGATGCGTTCAGTCAGTAAATTTAACCCACGATAATGCACATGCTCAAATGGATGTAAAATTACGATCTCTTATTTGTCTCGGATTAAATGAACAAGTGTTACATTTATGGCTTGAAGTTTTATGTTCGTGTGTAGAAGTTGTACAAAAATGGTACTAGATATATattgaacaaaataataatagcttattataattctattatattttttattgcaataatttacgtgttattaattttaccaGGTACCAACCGTGGAGTTTTATCAATAGTCCTGGCTGGGTACAAATTAAATGTGAATTAAGAATATTGAGTcaatttgcatttaatttaaatcctGATTGGGAATTACCACcaaaaaaagaacaatcaCAACCTCTGAAAGATGGCGTGCGTGACATGCTAGTTAAACATCATTTGTTTAGTTGGGATCTTTAGCGCACAATACGAATTtttgtactaaatatcgtGTATGTTATATGCAACAATAATACAAGGTAATTGTGTAGTACAAATCACATGCTATTATGTATGTAGAATGAGCATTGTATGTGCGAGCGTGTGCGTGCATGCGTACATATGTGCGAGTGTGTGTAtgttagataaaaatttagaaataaatttttatctaaatataaGTTATTTTAATCTCATTGTTTAGTGTAAACAAATGTTAATGAATCTCACTAATCAAGTTTTTGATTGCGTTAATGACGATTAAAAGTGAATTGTATATACAttcatatatacgtatgttaCATACGGTGGTTAATTCTGTTTAACGAAAGAAGTTAAACGGATAAATCTATTGTGTATATCGCATTAAAATCAGCGTGATAAGTATTACTATTTGTactttaaaaagttttaatgataatttgcatgcacatattatttattcatgttTAAGTTCTAATGTatacaaatatctttaaaaaataaaacttttcatttaaatttataggaTTTTTAATATAGTGTAGAAAATTTCCctgttttacaaaatatgttaCAGTGGTAAATCTTTATCCTCCAAAAGATTTTTAAGCGGGAACTTTCTGTCTTTGCGACAACATGGATCAGTCAAATTAgcatcaataatttttatattaagttGTTCAATCTTTTCGTCGGCCACAGCCGATGGTCTAGACAAAAATTTATCCCAGTGAAAAGGTTCtcgtttatacaaatttttatatctttctataGTTGAGGTATCAATATGTAAGTCATGTACATCTAaagtattttggaaaaattcttttccaaaATCTATTTTACAGTCGCATTTAcgtttttttatgtaa
The DNA window shown above is from Bombus pyrosoma isolate SC7728 linkage group LG7, ASM1482585v1, whole genome shotgun sequence and carries:
- the LOC122568903 gene encoding small G protein signaling modulator 3 homolog isoform X1 — protein: MFVIMKVMLERKTITGIKSLVFVKIKSFCKKKLETAASEDEFEVEVSGLCGEILSPAPGGPFSALTPSMWPQDILAKLNQPDDPNSQPEYRFDEFGFRVEEEDGPEQSSKKLLGIPFVEDPQHRLQWVALLEFSHNKEVAEFSWQNMDRRLPRTDKLRDMVHRGIPHSLRPQIWMRMSGALQKKCSSEIMYKDIVKASSNDALVTNKQIEKDLLRIMPANACFSHLHSTGIPRLRRVMRALAWLYPDIGYCQGTGTIAASLLLLLEEEDAFWMMATIVEDLLPASYYSSTLLGIQADQRVLRTLVANYLPDIDHVLVQHDIELSLISLHWFLTLFASVVHKKILLRIWDMFLFDGSIVLFQVTLGMLKIKEHELKELENSAQIFNALSDIPGDIDDVDLLFKTSLEVSGSLTDVLVETHRRRHLAYLMADQGGLVGNPDAVPNLPKQHLNRRQMKKNKSMFQTFLFGSYDTEDDAKSKNIRQTEILVDLREAVLQVARHFINVDPKLNNIVLIADYSMESHAKDHDNYVNVSRTRKRRAKALLDFERHDDDELGFRKNDIITIISQKDEHCWVGELNGLRGWFPAKFVELLDERSKQYTCAGDDAVSEAVTDLVRGTLCPAIKAVLEHGMRRPSFLGGPCHPWLFIEEASNREVEKDFNSVYSRLVLCKTYRLDEDGKVLTPEELLYRCVQSVNLTHDNAHAQMDVKLRSLICLGLNEQVLHLWLEVLCSCVEVVQKWYQPWSFINSPGWVQIKCELRILSQFAFNLNPDWELPPKKEQSQPLKDGVRDMLVKHHLFSWDL
- the LOC122568903 gene encoding small G protein signaling modulator 3 homolog isoform X3; protein product: MFVIMKVMLERKTITGIKSLVFVKIKSFCKKKLETAASEDEFEVEVSGLCGEILSPAPGGPFSALTPSMWPQDILAKLNQPDDPNSQPEYRFDEFGFRVEEEDGPEQSSKKLLGIPFVEDPQHRLQWVALLEFSHNKEVAEFSWQNMDRRLPRTDKLRDMVHRGIPHSLRPQIWMRMSGALQKKCSSEIMYKDIVKASSNDALVTNKQIEKDLLRIMPANACFSHLHSTGIPRLRRVMRALAWLYPDIGYCQGTGTIAASLLLLLEEEDAFWMMATIVEDLLPASYYSSTLLGIQADQRVLRTLVANYLPDIDHVLVQHDIELSLISLHWFLTLFASVVHKKILLRIWDMFLFDGSIVLFQVTLGMLKIKEHELKELENSAQIFNALSDIPGDIDDVDLLFKTSLEVSGSLTDVLVETHRRRHLAYLMADQGGLVGNPDAVPNLPKQHLNRRQMKKNKSMFQTFLFGSYDTEDDAKSKNIRQTEILVDLREAVLQVARHFINVDPKLNNIVLIADYSMESHAKDHDNYVNVSRTRKRRAKALLELLDERSKQYTCAGDDAVSEAVTDLVRGTLCPAIKAVLEHGMRRPSFLGGPCHPWLFIEEASNREVEKDFNSVYSRLVLCKTYRLDEDGKVLTPEELLYRCVQSVNLTHDNAHAQMDVKLRSLICLGLNEQVLHLWLEVLCSCVEVVQKWYQPWSFINSPGWVQIKCELRILSQFAFNLNPDWELPPKKEQSQPLKDGVRDMLVKHHLFSWDL
- the LOC122568903 gene encoding small G protein signaling modulator 3 homolog isoform X2; its protein translation is MDIAKSLFNVRDHEGYVGKEDHNKKLETAASEDEFEVEVSGLCGEILSPAPGGPFSALTPSMWPQDILAKLNQPDDPNSQPEYRFDEFGFRVEEEDGPEQSSKKLLGIPFVEDPQHRLQWVALLEFSHNKEVAEFSWQNMDRRLPRTDKLRDMVHRGIPHSLRPQIWMRMSGALQKKCSSEIMYKDIVKASSNDALVTNKQIEKDLLRIMPANACFSHLHSTGIPRLRRVMRALAWLYPDIGYCQGTGTIAASLLLLLEEEDAFWMMATIVEDLLPASYYSSTLLGIQADQRVLRTLVANYLPDIDHVLVQHDIELSLISLHWFLTLFASVVHKKILLRIWDMFLFDGSIVLFQVTLGMLKIKEHELKELENSAQIFNALSDIPGDIDDVDLLFKTSLEVSGSLTDVLVETHRRRHLAYLMADQGGLVGNPDAVPNLPKQHLNRRQMKKNKSMFQTFLFGSYDTEDDAKSKNIRQTEILVDLREAVLQVARHFINVDPKLNNIVLIADYSMESHAKDHDNYVNVSRTRKRRAKALLDFERHDDDELGFRKNDIITIISQKDEHCWVGELNGLRGWFPAKFVELLDERSKQYTCAGDDAVSEAVTDLVRGTLCPAIKAVLEHGMRRPSFLGGPCHPWLFIEEASNREVEKDFNSVYSRLVLCKTYRLDEDGKVLTPEELLYRCVQSVNLTHDNAHAQMDVKLRSLICLGLNEQVLHLWLEVLCSCVEVVQKWYQPWSFINSPGWVQIKCELRILSQFAFNLNPDWELPPKKEQSQPLKDGVRDMLVKHHLFSWDL